From a single Paraburkholderia sp. FT54 genomic region:
- a CDS encoding amino acid ABC transporter permease: protein MTYAFDFSGFGLYAGMLARGVAVTLGLTAVSTLLGGIVGIAGASVAVAGPKWARWVVASYVELIRNTPFIVQLFFVFFGLPSLGIHIDEVQAAILAMTVNLGAYAIEIVRAGIDSISRGQVQAAQALGLHGRQVFRFIVLPQAIANVFPALLSQVLIVMLGSAVVSQISVPDLTYAANFIQSRNFRSFESYLIITATYLVLSIVLRQILNRLGRGLFAGRAARGNESAPRNWRNRLMWRGARTLPTER, encoded by the coding sequence ATGACTTATGCGTTCGATTTCAGCGGCTTCGGCCTCTATGCGGGGATGCTCGCGCGCGGCGTCGCCGTGACCCTGGGGCTGACGGCCGTCTCGACTTTGCTCGGCGGGATCGTCGGCATTGCCGGTGCGAGCGTCGCCGTGGCCGGGCCGAAATGGGCGCGCTGGGTGGTGGCGAGTTATGTGGAACTGATCCGCAACACGCCGTTCATCGTGCAGTTGTTCTTCGTGTTCTTCGGCTTGCCGAGCCTCGGCATCCATATCGATGAAGTGCAGGCCGCGATTCTGGCCATGACCGTCAACCTCGGCGCCTACGCCATAGAGATCGTGCGCGCCGGCATCGACTCGATTTCGCGCGGCCAGGTGCAGGCAGCGCAGGCGCTTGGTCTGCACGGGCGCCAGGTGTTTCGCTTCATCGTGCTGCCACAGGCCATCGCCAACGTGTTTCCCGCGCTGCTGAGCCAGGTGCTGATCGTGATGCTCGGCTCGGCGGTGGTCTCGCAGATCTCAGTGCCCGATCTCACGTATGCGGCCAACTTCATCCAGTCGCGTAACTTCCGCTCGTTCGAAAGCTACCTGATCATCACCGCGACGTATCTGGTGCTGTCGATCGTATTGCGGCAAATCCTCAACCGGCTCGGCCGCGGTCTGTTCGCGGGCCGTGCGGCGCGCGGCAACGAGAGCGCGCCGCGCAACTGGCGCAATCGCCTGATGTGGCGCGGCGCCCGCACCCTGCCCACGGAGCGTTGA
- a CDS encoding transporter substrate-binding domain-containing protein — protein MIHRPATQSRTRRVFATLAATLAFTALGALCALPSAAHADALDNIAKTGTVRIGVFEDYPPFGSIGPDMKPMGYDIDVANLIGKALNAKVELVQVTGDNRMAYLADHKADMLLSVGQTPEREKVIDFSQPYAPYYLAVFGPKALPVKNAADLAGKSISVARGTLEDLSVTKIAPPTANIKRFDDPNGAISAFLSGQVQLMVVGNDVGATILARHPANDPEQKFSLFSSPDHVGLNKNEPRLKQKVDETIAKARKDGTMNAISQKWLRAPLPADL, from the coding sequence ATGATCCACCGCCCCGCTACCCAATCCCGCACCCGCCGGGTGTTCGCCACGCTCGCCGCGACGCTCGCCTTTACCGCTCTCGGCGCGCTGTGCGCGTTGCCGTCGGCCGCGCATGCGGACGCGCTCGACAACATCGCCAAGACGGGCACGGTGCGCATCGGCGTATTCGAAGACTATCCGCCGTTCGGCTCGATCGGCCCGGACATGAAGCCGATGGGCTACGACATCGACGTCGCCAACCTGATCGGCAAGGCGCTCAACGCCAAGGTCGAACTCGTGCAGGTGACGGGCGACAACCGCATGGCCTATCTCGCCGACCACAAGGCGGACATGCTGCTGTCGGTCGGGCAGACGCCGGAACGCGAAAAGGTGATCGACTTCTCGCAACCGTACGCGCCGTACTACCTTGCCGTGTTCGGCCCGAAAGCCCTGCCCGTGAAGAACGCCGCCGATCTCGCCGGCAAGTCGATTTCGGTCGCGCGCGGCACGCTGGAAGACCTGAGCGTGACCAAGATCGCGCCGCCCACGGCGAACATCAAACGTTTCGACGATCCTAACGGCGCAATTTCGGCGTTTCTTTCTGGTCAGGTACAGTTGATGGTAGTCGGCAACGACGTCGGCGCCACGATTCTCGCGCGTCATCCCGCCAACGATCCCGAGCAGAAGTTCTCGCTGTTCAGCTCGCCGGATCACGTCGGTTTGAACAAGAACGAGCCGCGTCTGAAACAGAAGGTCGACGAAACGATTGCCAAGGCCCGCAAGGACGGCACCATGAACGCGATTTCGCAGAAATGGCTGCGCGCGCCGCTGCCGGCCGACCTCTGA
- a CDS encoding LysR substrate-binding domain-containing protein, whose protein sequence is MRRLPPLNALQIFETVARHRSFTRAADHLCLTQGAVSRQIIALEDYYKFPLFKRHAKGLTLTAEGELLLPAVKESFARIEEISLRLTRQRTDLALKVPTCVMRWMLPKIMRFQAEYPELHVQITTTWQHDVDFQLEPFDAAIIYGSSPGADVQAVPLFEERLTPVCAPDLLKDKPLAEVADLARHTLLHPTRDHRDWKMWLAKVTEIDAANATAIDAEHGPSFDTLDMATNAALQGFGVAISDLALIDEDVAAKRLVRPFDTVLKTGWRYYFVYPDSVAHQQKLNLFRDWIAAHWEE, encoded by the coding sequence ATGCGACGCCTACCGCCGCTCAACGCGCTGCAGATTTTCGAAACCGTGGCGCGGCATCGCAGTTTCACGCGCGCCGCCGACCACTTATGCCTGACGCAGGGCGCGGTCAGCCGGCAAATCATCGCGCTCGAGGATTACTACAAGTTTCCGCTCTTCAAGCGTCATGCGAAAGGCCTGACGCTCACCGCCGAAGGGGAATTGCTGCTGCCGGCCGTGAAGGAGAGCTTCGCGCGCATCGAGGAAATTTCGCTGCGCCTGACCCGGCAGCGCACCGATCTCGCGCTGAAAGTGCCGACCTGCGTGATGCGCTGGATGCTGCCGAAGATCATGCGCTTCCAGGCCGAATATCCCGAGCTGCACGTGCAGATCACGACCACGTGGCAGCACGACGTCGATTTCCAGCTCGAACCGTTCGATGCCGCGATCATTTACGGCTCGTCGCCGGGGGCGGACGTGCAGGCGGTGCCCTTGTTCGAGGAGCGTCTGACGCCCGTGTGCGCGCCCGATCTGCTGAAAGATAAGCCGCTTGCCGAGGTGGCCGACCTCGCGCGCCACACGCTGCTGCATCCCACGCGCGATCATCGCGACTGGAAAATGTGGCTCGCCAAGGTGACCGAGATCGATGCCGCGAACGCCACGGCGATCGACGCCGAGCACGGCCCGAGCTTCGACACCCTAGATATGGCGACCAACGCCGCATTACAGGGCTTCGGCGTCGCGATCAGCGACCTTGCACTGATCGACGAGGACGTGGCGGCCAAGCGCCTCGTGCGGCCATTCGATACGGTGCTCAAGACCGGGTGGCGTTATTACTTCGTGTACCCGGACTCGGTCGCGCATCAGCAGAAGCTGAATCTGTTTCGCGACTGGATCGCGGCGCACTGGGAAGAGTAG
- a CDS encoding ABC transporter permease → MSTPVQTAPARMPGSPRSPRLAAVMPGQLGKSTALLAAIVLFLAALPILTMITMSFSAADTLEFPPHAYGLHWYRAAWHSFVSPDASDTLSMGAALRTSLIVALSTMVIATLVSVPAAYALSRYRFRGKPAVEQLVALPLVYPLVMLGLSLLLVFNVLPVELGVFRLIIAHVILALPFTVKNCAASVAAIGPEFEEAACVMGASPSRALVDVILPLMRPGILAGMLFAFIISFNEFTVTFFLYGIDTMTLPVWLYSRTVSSLDPTVFCFAVFIVAIDFALIWLLEKLIGDEGVAL, encoded by the coding sequence ATGAGCACGCCCGTTCAAACCGCTCCCGCGCGCATGCCGGGCTCGCCGCGCTCACCACGCCTCGCGGCCGTCATGCCCGGCCAACTCGGCAAGTCTACCGCCCTGCTTGCGGCGATCGTGCTGTTCCTCGCCGCGCTGCCGATCCTCACGATGATCACCATGTCGTTCAGCGCGGCCGACACGCTCGAATTCCCGCCGCACGCCTACGGCTTGCACTGGTATCGCGCCGCGTGGCACAGCTTCGTGTCGCCGGACGCGAGCGACACGCTGTCGATGGGCGCCGCGTTGCGCACGAGCCTGATCGTCGCGCTGTCGACCATGGTCATCGCCACGCTCGTCTCGGTGCCCGCCGCCTACGCGTTGAGCCGCTACCGCTTTCGCGGCAAGCCCGCGGTCGAACAACTGGTCGCGTTGCCGCTCGTCTACCCGCTGGTGATGCTCGGCCTGTCGCTGCTGCTGGTGTTCAACGTGCTGCCGGTCGAACTCGGCGTGTTCCGCCTGATCATCGCGCATGTGATTCTGGCGCTGCCGTTCACCGTGAAGAATTGCGCGGCGTCGGTCGCCGCCATCGGCCCGGAGTTCGAAGAGGCTGCCTGCGTGATGGGCGCGAGCCCGAGCCGCGCGCTCGTCGACGTGATCCTGCCGCTCATGCGCCCCGGCATTCTCGCCGGCATGCTGTTCGCGTTCATCATCTCGTTCAACGAATTCACGGTGACGTTCTTCCTCTATGGCATCGATACGATGACGCTGCCGGTGTGGCTCTACAGCCGCACGGTGTCGTCACTCGATCCGACCGTGTTCTGTTTCGCCGTGTTCATCGTCGCGATCGACTTCGCACTGATCTGGCTGCTCGAAAAGCTGATCGGCGACGAAGGCGTCGCTTTGTGA
- a CDS encoding ionic transporter y4hA has translation MTTPATVLPRWTIAVPFVAWIVLGIAYAMPGSGLLLVLVGVALCAAVFTAVHHAEVVAHRVGEPFGTLVLAVAVTVIEVALIVSVMLTSGPEKAGLARDTVFAAVMIVCNGIVGICLLVGGIRHREQDFQSRGAAAALAVLASLSVLTLVMPNYTTTSVGPILSSSQLAFAGVSSLVLYGVFVFVQTVRHRDYFLAGVPDEDVHAAPPSAGQALAAGGLLLVCLVAVVLLAKVLSPVVETAVKNAGAPPAVVGIIIAALVLLPEGLAAVRAARADRLQNSLNLALGSALASIGLTIPTVAGVFLYTQQPLVLGIDGKETVLLVLTLIVGTLTLSSGRTTILQGAVHLSLFAAYLFLSFAP, from the coding sequence ATGACCACGCCCGCGACCGTTCTGCCCCGCTGGACCATTGCCGTGCCGTTCGTCGCGTGGATCGTGCTCGGTATCGCGTATGCCATGCCCGGCAGCGGACTGCTGCTCGTGCTGGTCGGCGTGGCGCTGTGCGCGGCGGTCTTCACGGCGGTGCATCATGCGGAAGTGGTCGCGCATCGCGTCGGTGAACCGTTCGGCACGCTGGTGCTGGCGGTGGCTGTCACCGTGATCGAAGTCGCGCTGATCGTCTCGGTCATGCTCACGTCCGGTCCGGAAAAGGCCGGTCTCGCGCGCGACACCGTATTTGCCGCGGTGATGATCGTCTGCAACGGCATCGTCGGCATCTGCCTGCTGGTGGGCGGCATCCGCCATCGCGAGCAGGATTTTCAAAGCCGTGGTGCCGCCGCGGCGCTGGCCGTGCTCGCGTCCCTGTCCGTGCTGACGCTGGTCATGCCGAACTACACGACCACCAGCGTCGGCCCGATCCTGTCGTCTTCGCAACTGGCGTTTGCCGGGGTGTCGTCCCTGGTGCTGTACGGCGTGTTCGTGTTCGTCCAAACCGTGCGCCATCGCGATTACTTCCTCGCCGGCGTGCCGGACGAAGACGTCCACGCCGCGCCGCCGAGCGCCGGCCAGGCACTGGCGGCCGGCGGTCTGCTGCTGGTGTGCCTCGTCGCGGTGGTGCTGCTCGCCAAGGTGCTCTCACCGGTGGTCGAAACCGCGGTCAAGAATGCGGGCGCGCCGCCGGCCGTGGTCGGCATTATCATTGCCGCGCTCGTGCTGCTGCCTGAAGGGCTCGCTGCCGTGCGCGCGGCGCGCGCCGACCGCTTGCAGAACAGTCTGAATCTCGCGTTGGGCTCGGCGCTGGCCAGCATCGGGTTGACCATTCCGACCGTCGCCGGCGTGTTTTTGTACACCCAGCAGCCGCTGGTGCTCGGCATCGACGGCAAGGAAACGGTGCTGCTCGTCCTCACGCTGATAGTCGGCACGCTGACGCTCAGCTCGGGCCGCACGACGATTCTTCAAGGCGCCGTGCATCTGTCGCTGTTCGCGGCGTACCTGTTTCTGTCGTTCGCGCCTTGA
- a CDS encoding ABC transporter permease: MTAMLARFSRRVSSASAASADASSPGPDTPAGTALAKARPWLLLAPILLFLAILGAAALVVLRMSFGTQGNEWRGFTLQNYADLLDGYFLKSLWLTLKLAFQSMICAVLLAIPVALAMARTKSRLARRLLLAGVLLPLLVNLLLQGYGWLIILGPAGLLNHALLGSGFVQRPLMWLYRENGVLLGLIQTAFPLAVLPLSSAMRAVSSSYEEAAATLGATRWQTLRHVLLPLAMPGLVSGALLVFAYNASAFAVPLLLGGRRVPMLAVLVHDQVAPLLNWPAASASGVVLMVATLTVMALSQRLVRRTQRLSEEPHA, encoded by the coding sequence ATGACCGCGATGCTCGCGCGCTTTTCGCGGCGTGTTTCATCGGCGTCCGCTGCTTCGGCGGACGCGTCCTCTCCCGGACCGGACACGCCCGCCGGCACCGCGCTGGCGAAAGCGCGGCCATGGCTGCTGCTCGCGCCGATTCTGCTGTTTCTCGCCATCCTCGGCGCGGCGGCGCTGGTCGTGCTGCGCATGAGCTTCGGCACGCAGGGCAACGAGTGGCGCGGCTTCACGCTGCAAAACTACGCGGACCTGCTCGACGGCTACTTCCTGAAGTCGTTGTGGCTCACGTTGAAGCTCGCGTTCCAGAGCATGATCTGCGCGGTGCTGCTGGCGATTCCGGTCGCGCTGGCCATGGCGCGCACGAAGTCGCGGCTCGCGCGGCGGCTTCTGCTCGCAGGCGTATTACTGCCGCTGCTCGTCAATCTGCTGCTGCAGGGCTATGGCTGGCTGATCATTCTCGGGCCGGCCGGTCTGCTCAATCACGCGCTGCTCGGCAGCGGCTTCGTGCAACGTCCGTTGATGTGGCTGTACCGCGAAAACGGCGTGCTGCTCGGTCTGATCCAGACGGCGTTTCCACTCGCCGTCCTGCCGCTTTCGAGCGCGATGCGCGCGGTCTCGAGCTCCTACGAAGAAGCCGCCGCCACGCTCGGCGCGACGCGCTGGCAAACGCTGCGTCACGTGCTGTTGCCTTTGGCGATGCCCGGTCTCGTGTCCGGCGCGCTGCTCGTGTTCGCCTACAACGCGAGCGCGTTCGCCGTACCGCTGCTGCTCGGCGGACGCCGCGTGCCGATGCTCGCCGTGCTGGTGCACGATCAGGTCGCGCCCTTGCTGAACTGGCCAGCGGCCTCCGCGTCGGGCGTCGTTTTGATGGTCGCCACGCTGACGGTGATGGCGTTGTCGCAGCGCCTCGTGCGCCGCACGCAGCGTCTTTCCGAGGAGCCTCACGCATGA
- a CDS encoding ABC transporter ATP-binding protein encodes MTHLTLQAVTRRFGAAHAVDSVDLSVPDGKLVCFLGPSGCGKTTLLRMIAGLETPTSGSIHFAGRDITRLPANQRDFGMVFQSLALFPHMTVAQNIAYPLKLRKTAKDQQTRRVAELLELIQLPHMANRPVTQLSGGQRQRVAIARAIASQPKLLLLDEPLSALDAKLREAMQVEIRLLQQRLGITTIMVTHDQREAMTMADEIVVMEKGRIAQVGKPLDIYRDPVSEFVADFIGLGNILPVTYDGAGGVSLPGGRRISVVQPARVPESSSDIRLLIRPEDVCVKAASDAAGPNRLQGTVTFIRDVGASLEATIDCAGFVLTAATTPRETPGLTLGMPVLAELPPHACKLIAARARH; translated from the coding sequence ATGACCCATTTAACCTTGCAGGCCGTGACACGGCGTTTCGGCGCGGCGCATGCCGTCGACAGCGTCGATCTGAGCGTGCCCGACGGCAAGCTGGTGTGCTTTCTCGGCCCGTCCGGCTGCGGCAAGACCACGCTGCTGCGGATGATCGCCGGGCTGGAAACGCCGACCTCCGGCAGCATCCATTTCGCCGGGCGCGACATCACGCGACTGCCGGCGAACCAGCGCGACTTCGGCATGGTGTTCCAGTCTCTCGCGCTGTTTCCGCATATGACGGTCGCGCAAAACATCGCGTATCCGCTGAAGCTGCGCAAGACCGCGAAGGACCAGCAGACGCGCCGCGTGGCCGAGTTGCTGGAACTGATCCAGTTGCCGCACATGGCGAACCGGCCGGTCACGCAACTCTCCGGCGGCCAGCGTCAGCGCGTGGCGATTGCGCGCGCGATCGCCTCGCAGCCGAAACTGCTGCTGCTCGACGAGCCGCTCTCCGCGCTCGACGCCAAGCTGCGCGAGGCGATGCAAGTGGAGATCCGCTTGCTGCAGCAGCGTCTGGGCATCACGACGATCATGGTCACGCACGATCAGCGCGAAGCGATGACGATGGCCGACGAAATCGTCGTGATGGAGAAAGGCCGCATCGCCCAGGTCGGCAAGCCGCTCGATATCTACCGCGATCCGGTCAGCGAGTTCGTCGCCGACTTCATCGGCCTCGGCAATATCCTGCCGGTCACGTACGACGGCGCGGGCGGCGTGAGCCTGCCGGGCGGCCGGCGCATCAGCGTCGTGCAACCGGCGCGCGTGCCGGAGTCCAGCAGCGACATCCGTCTGCTGATCCGCCCGGAAGACGTGTGCGTAAAAGCGGCGTCCGACGCAGCGGGCCCGAACCGGCTGCAAGGCACCGTCACGTTTATCCGCGACGTGGGCGCGTCGCTCGAAGCGACCATCGACTGCGCCGGCTTCGTCCTGACCGCCGCCACCACGCCGCGCGAGACGCCGGGGCTCACGCTCGGCATGCCAGTGCTCGCGGAATTGCCGCCGCATGCGTGCAAACTGATCGCCGCACGGGCCAGGCACTGA
- a CDS encoding amino acid ABC transporter permease, translating into MVEFTLWDIARNLLLAARWTVLLSLIAFVGGGIVGLILLAMRVSPIAWLRRIVVVYVEVFQGTPLLMQLFLAFFGLPLLGVDVSPWVAATVTLTLYTSAYLVDIWRGCVEAVPRGQWAAGASLGMTFGQQLRYIVWPQARKIAVAPTVGFLVQVVKSTALASIIGFTELTKTGTMITNAAFRPFPIYGMVAMIYFAMCFPLTWYARVLEKRQKVGQHR; encoded by the coding sequence ATGGTCGAATTCACGCTGTGGGACATTGCCCGCAATCTGTTGCTCGCCGCCCGCTGGACGGTGCTGCTGTCGCTGATCGCGTTTGTCGGCGGCGGCATCGTCGGGCTGATTCTGCTCGCGATGCGCGTGTCGCCGATTGCCTGGCTGCGCCGCATCGTCGTGGTGTATGTGGAAGTGTTTCAGGGCACGCCGCTGCTCATGCAGCTCTTTCTGGCGTTCTTTGGTTTGCCGCTGCTCGGCGTCGATGTGTCGCCGTGGGTCGCGGCCACCGTCACCTTGACGCTCTACACGAGCGCGTATCTGGTCGATATCTGGCGCGGCTGCGTCGAAGCCGTGCCGCGCGGCCAGTGGGCCGCGGGCGCGAGTCTCGGCATGACCTTCGGTCAGCAGCTGCGCTATATCGTGTGGCCGCAGGCGCGGAAAATCGCGGTGGCGCCGACGGTCGGCTTTCTCGTGCAAGTGGTGAAAAGCACGGCGCTCGCGTCGATCATCGGCTTCACCGAATTGACCAAGACCGGCACCATGATCACCAACGCCGCGTTCCGCCCGTTCCCGATCTACGGCATGGTCGCGATGATTTACTTCGCGATGTGCTTCCCGCTGACGTGGTACGCGCGGGTGCTGGAAAAACGGCAGAAGGTGGGCCAGCATCGCTGA
- a CDS encoding cytochrome c: MKNTLKGFGAALFVTLPLFAQAAAQSADPALVQRGAYLAKVGDCVACHTAPKGKPFAGGLPMTTPMGQIYTTNITPDQQTGIGAYTEEDFARAMREGVAKDGHNLYPAMPYPSYAKVNDDDMKALYAYFMSGVAPVQQANREADIKWPMNMRWPLKFWNMVFLDKGVYQDKSGKDVAWNRGAYLIQGLGHCGSCHTPRGIAFQEKALDESGSAFLTGGVLDGWFAANLTGEQNVGLGRWNDQDLQAFLKTGANRHASAFGSMTSVINNSTQGMNDTDIAAMSTYLKSLPPAGGNGAPPYRYDPQATKVSLNRPANDAGARVYTAYCMHCHGVDGRGFAPMLAPLSGNPNVLEKDPSSLINVTLNGTEDLVIGGIPAPYPMPKYAPVLNDQQIADVLTFVRAGWNNGAPAVTADDVAKLRKSTHAAR, translated from the coding sequence ATGAAAAACACATTGAAGGGTTTCGGTGCGGCGTTGTTCGTGACACTGCCGTTGTTCGCGCAGGCGGCCGCGCAGTCAGCCGATCCCGCGCTGGTGCAACGCGGCGCGTATCTGGCGAAGGTCGGTGATTGCGTCGCCTGTCATACGGCGCCCAAGGGCAAGCCGTTCGCGGGCGGCTTGCCGATGACCACGCCGATGGGCCAGATCTACACCACCAACATCACGCCCGACCAGCAGACCGGCATCGGCGCCTATACGGAAGAGGACTTCGCGCGGGCGATGCGCGAAGGCGTCGCGAAAGACGGCCACAACCTCTATCCGGCGATGCCGTATCCGTCCTACGCCAAGGTCAACGACGACGACATGAAAGCGCTGTATGCGTATTTCATGAGCGGCGTGGCACCGGTGCAGCAGGCGAATCGCGAGGCCGACATCAAGTGGCCGATGAACATGCGCTGGCCGTTGAAATTCTGGAACATGGTGTTCCTCGATAAAGGCGTCTATCAGGACAAGTCGGGCAAGGACGTGGCCTGGAACCGCGGCGCGTATCTGATTCAGGGGCTCGGACACTGCGGGTCGTGCCACACGCCGCGCGGCATCGCGTTCCAGGAGAAGGCGCTCGACGAAAGCGGCAGTGCGTTCCTCACCGGCGGCGTGCTCGACGGCTGGTTCGCGGCCAACCTCACCGGCGAGCAGAACGTCGGTCTGGGCCGCTGGAACGATCAGGACCTGCAGGCGTTCCTGAAGACCGGCGCGAATCGCCATGCCTCGGCGTTCGGTTCGATGACCAGCGTGATCAATAACAGCACGCAGGGCATGAACGATACGGACATCGCGGCCATGTCGACGTATCTGAAGTCGCTGCCGCCGGCGGGCGGCAACGGTGCGCCGCCTTATAGGTACGACCCGCAGGCGACGAAGGTGTCACTCAACCGTCCCGCGAACGATGCCGGCGCGCGCGTCTATACGGCGTATTGCATGCACTGCCACGGTGTCGACGGACGCGGCTTCGCGCCGATGCTGGCGCCGTTGTCCGGCAATCCGAACGTGCTGGAGAAGGATCCGTCGTCGCTGATCAACGTGACGTTGAACGGCACCGAGGATCTGGTGATCGGCGGCATTCCCGCGCCGTATCCGATGCCGAAGTACGCGCCGGTGCTCAACGACCAGCAGATCGCCGACGTGCTGACTTTCGTGCGGGCCGGCTGGAACAACGGCGCGCCGGCGGTGACGGCGGACGACGTGGCGAAGTTGCGCAAGTCGACGCACGCGGCTCGCTAG
- a CDS encoding extracellular solute-binding protein — translation MQEIKRGRRQAIKALGAALAASTLPMPFINLRAQEHNFSGKTLRLLTWSDDTGAAALRNIAATFTAETGAKVIADRADGTSGMVAKVKAARDRPTYDVITLAGVGAAGLGDAGLLMKPDLDKLPNLKDVAAQYRTGANGFGVGYLLWSDGLIYNTSTVKTAPASYEALWDPKYAGRLFLPPPEWAEAVDLAIIAAKMNGGSQQNIEPGFKKLMQLKDRVMTLGENPNQVADLFRTGSLDIGGIYSPAFFPAQIRKPEYKMGVTYGMKEGFATQLMFTVIPKSHPGDSDLIHAFINHSLDAGVQGRMAADVLNGPVNSKAVIPAESRAFVPSPQQIAEKAVLHDDKALAVVQPAWIKRYTEIFSA, via the coding sequence ATGCAAGAGATCAAACGGGGTAGAAGGCAGGCCATCAAGGCGCTTGGCGCGGCGCTCGCGGCGTCCACCTTGCCGATGCCGTTCATCAACCTGCGCGCGCAGGAACACAATTTCAGCGGCAAGACGCTGCGCCTCCTGACCTGGTCGGACGACACGGGCGCTGCCGCTTTGCGCAATATCGCCGCCACGTTCACGGCGGAAACCGGCGCCAAAGTAATCGCCGACCGTGCCGACGGCACCTCCGGCATGGTCGCCAAAGTCAAAGCCGCGCGCGATCGCCCCACTTACGACGTCATCACATTGGCCGGCGTGGGCGCGGCCGGCCTCGGCGACGCCGGTCTGCTGATGAAGCCCGATCTGGACAAGCTGCCGAACCTGAAAGACGTCGCGGCGCAATACCGCACGGGCGCGAACGGCTTCGGCGTCGGCTACCTGCTGTGGTCGGATGGGTTGATCTACAACACGTCGACGGTCAAGACCGCGCCGGCGTCGTATGAAGCCTTGTGGGATCCCAAATACGCCGGACGCCTGTTCCTGCCGCCACCCGAGTGGGCCGAAGCGGTGGACCTGGCGATCATCGCCGCGAAAATGAACGGCGGCTCGCAACAGAACATCGAGCCGGGCTTCAAGAAACTGATGCAGCTGAAAGATCGCGTCATGACGCTCGGCGAGAACCCGAACCAGGTGGCCGATCTGTTCCGCACCGGCTCGCTCGATATCGGCGGCATCTATTCGCCGGCGTTCTTCCCTGCCCAGATCCGCAAGCCCGAGTACAAGATGGGCGTGACCTACGGCATGAAAGAAGGCTTCGCCACGCAACTGATGTTCACCGTGATCCCCAAGTCGCATCCGGGCGACAGCGATCTGATCCACGCCTTCATCAACCATTCGCTCGACGCGGGCGTGCAAGGCCGCATGGCCGCCGACGTGCTGAACGGCCCGGTGAATTCGAAAGCGGTGATTCCCGCCGAGAGCCGCGCGTTCGTGCCGAGCCCGCAGCAGATCGCCGAGAAAGCCGTGCTGCACGACGACAAGGCGCTCGCGGTGGTACAGCCGGCGTGGATCAAGCGTTACACCGAAATCTTCTCGGCATGA